Proteins encoded within one genomic window of Candidatus Cloacimonadota bacterium:
- a CDS encoding Fic family protein, with protein sequence MKLEDFKSGKYTQEYKYKAFLPNSINSNWIWEDSDINILLDEANRKLGEINAFSYLIPDIDMFIKMHIVKEANTSSKIEGTKTEIDEAVMKEDQISPERRDDWLEVHQYIESMKNAILMLEKLPLSNRLIRETHRILLSTGRDEKKTPGEFRKSQNWIGGRNLSEAKFIPPHNKYLNDLMGDLEKFINENNNVPHLIKLALMHYQFETIHPFLDGNGRVGRLLITLYLIANNILTKPALYLSDYLEKNRIEYYHYLNEARSNKIIQWIKFFLKGISITSENTKQTFVNIIELQQEITILSHTFGSRSEKILKIINVFYENPILSIKELVMKTDIPDKTMRTLINLMMEKNIVKEMTGYSRNKLFVFDRYLKLF encoded by the coding sequence ATGAAATTAGAAGATTTTAAATCTGGAAAATATACTCAAGAATATAAATACAAAGCTTTTCTGCCAAATAGCATTAATTCCAATTGGATTTGGGAAGATTCAGACATAAATATTCTATTGGATGAAGCCAATAGAAAACTTGGAGAAATTAATGCGTTTTCATACCTGATCCCTGACATCGATATGTTTATAAAAATGCACATTGTAAAAGAAGCTAACACTTCCAGCAAAATTGAAGGTACTAAAACAGAGATTGATGAAGCTGTTATGAAAGAAGATCAAATTTCTCCTGAGAGAAGAGATGATTGGTTAGAAGTACATCAATATATTGAATCTATGAAAAATGCAATTCTAATGTTAGAAAAACTACCTCTATCAAATCGCCTGATAAGAGAAACACATAGAATTTTACTTAGCACAGGAAGAGATGAAAAGAAAACCCCGGGTGAATTCAGAAAAAGCCAGAATTGGATTGGTGGAAGAAATCTTTCCGAAGCTAAATTCATTCCTCCACACAATAAATATTTAAACGATCTGATGGGTGATCTCGAAAAATTTATTAATGAGAATAATAATGTTCCTCATTTAATAAAATTAGCACTAATGCATTATCAATTTGAAACAATTCATCCTTTTTTAGATGGAAATGGGAGAGTAGGAAGGCTGCTTATTACTTTGTATCTGATCGCCAACAATATCTTAACTAAACCAGCTTTGTATTTATCTGACTATCTCGAGAAAAATCGAATCGAATATTATCATTACTTGAATGAAGCCCGAAGCAATAAAATCATACAATGGATAAAATTCTTTCTAAAAGGTATCTCAATTACTTCTGAAAACACAAAACAGACATTTGTAAACATAATTGAATTACAACAAGAAATTACAATATTGAGTCATACTTTTGGCAGTCGATCAGAAAAGATTCTGAAAATTATTAACGTGTTTTATGAAAATCCTATCCTGAGCATAAAGGAATTAGTAATGAAAACTGATATTCCTGATAAAACCATGAGAACATTAATCAATCTAATGATGGAAAAAAATATCGTAAAAGAAATGACTGGTTACAGCAGAAATAAGCTTTTCGTGTTTGATAGATATTTGAAGTTGTTCTAA
- a CDS encoding Glu/Leu/Phe/Val dehydrogenase: protein MEKSFNAFKMAQDQFDAVADKLNLNEAARELLRNPMREYHFNIPVKMDDGTSKVFRGFRIQHSDALGPCKGGIRFHPQETVDTVRALSMWMTWKTSVVDIPLGGGKGGVICDPHNLSAREQEQICRGWVRQLNQNVGPLRDIPAPDVMTNGQHMLWMLDEFEAITGQKFPGMITGKPVGLGGSLGRTEATGYGVIFTVREALKEMKIQLQNTTASFQGFGNVSQYAIKLYNKLGGTALCVSCWDQIDQTSYAFYKKDGIDLDELMNITDRFGGIDRKKAEELGYDVLPGDKWLEVECDILVPSALENQITIDNVDKINNKVKLIAEGANGPTTPEADEVLHQRGIFMIPDFLCNAGGVTCSYFEQVQCNMNYFWSKDEVLGKLDYKMTTAYHKVSKLARDKKLYMRDAAYMISVDRVVRASVARGWI, encoded by the coding sequence ATGGAAAAATCTTTCAACGCTTTCAAAATGGCACAGGATCAATTTGATGCTGTTGCCGACAAATTGAATTTAAATGAAGCAGCCCGGGAACTTTTACGCAATCCGATGCGTGAATATCATTTTAATATTCCTGTAAAAATGGATGACGGAACATCCAAAGTTTTTCGCGGTTTTCGCATTCAACACAGCGATGCTTTAGGTCCCTGCAAGGGTGGAATTCGTTTTCACCCGCAGGAAACTGTGGACACAGTGCGCGCACTTTCCATGTGGATGACCTGGAAAACTTCCGTAGTCGATATTCCGCTGGGTGGCGGAAAAGGTGGAGTGATCTGCGATCCGCATAATTTAAGTGCTCGAGAGCAGGAACAGATCTGTCGCGGCTGGGTTCGCCAGTTAAACCAGAATGTAGGACCACTACGCGATATCCCGGCACCCGATGTGATGACAAACGGCCAGCACATGCTGTGGATGCTGGATGAATTTGAAGCAATCACCGGACAAAAATTCCCGGGCATGATCACCGGAAAACCGGTCGGTCTTGGTGGTTCTCTGGGCAGAACTGAAGCGACCGGTTACGGTGTTATTTTCACAGTAAGAGAAGCTTTGAAAGAAATGAAGATCCAACTGCAAAATACCACAGCTTCTTTCCAGGGTTTTGGAAATGTATCTCAGTATGCCATAAAACTCTACAACAAACTGGGGGGAACAGCACTTTGCGTTTCCTGCTGGGATCAAATTGATCAGACTTCCTACGCATTTTACAAAAAAGACGGAATTGATCTGGATGAATTGATGAACATAACCGATCGTTTCGGTGGAATCGATAGAAAGAAAGCTGAAGAATTAGGTTATGATGTACTTCCCGGCGATAAATGGCTTGAAGTGGAATGCGACATTCTGGTTCCTTCTGCTCTGGAAAATCAGATAACAATAGATAATGTAGATAAAATAAATAATAAAGTGAAACTTATTGCCGAAGGTGCAAACGGTCCAACCACGCCGGAAGCAGATGAAGTTCTGCATCAGCGTGGAATTTTCATGATCCCGGATTTCCTGTGCAACGCCGGCGGAGTTACCTGCAGCTACTTTGAACAAGTGCAATGCAACATGAACTACTTCTGGAGCAAAGATGAAGTTCTGGGTAAGCTGGATTACAAAATGACAACCGCATATCACAAAGTTTCCAAACTGGCTCGTGATAAGAAACTTTATATGCGTGATGCTGCTTATATGATCTCTGTGGACAGAGTGGTACGTGCTTCTGTTGCCAGAGGTTGGATATAA
- a CDS encoding PEP/pyruvate-binding domain-containing protein, giving the protein MQSGTEFSREKGFFNEEFNYIGTGLPGGKATGLAQSQEILKKHFPDGEISGMKINIPATTVLLSDVFDDFMESNDLYEIALSDASDEDIAISFINSSFGGIYAGDLYYLIENIKKPLAIRSSSICEDSLKEPFAGVYETKMVANNQFTQTDKYNALINAVKFVYASLFFQQSKDYFRTINRDIKEEKMGIIIQEVIGDQFENNFHPAISGVLKSYNFYPSDSIKPDAGFAALAFGLGKTIVDGSSCWSYCPRFPRTPQPFNNMKDLLNNTQKKYWTINLGNIDNHNPVAETEYLMQNSIFEIQDKFQLKNICSTYDFANDRLIMGIQNYGAPVLDFAPTLRAEMLPLNTVINKIMQACEEETGNKVEIEFAVSIGQEQNPEPRFGFLQLRPINISNETVEIPEKEIDSNDILLSSKNAMGNGISKDIFDIVFIRPDTFEIKNTQQIAKDVAEINALFYNNKRKYLLIGFGRWGTSDPWCGIPVQWSQISNAKAIVETVLPSMRADFSQGAHFFHNMTAHNVFYFSVNEEEAKNLDWDWIDRQKTINETKYVKHVRLPDDLKIMVDGRKSVGIILKK; this is encoded by the coding sequence ATGCAAAGCGGTACAGAATTTAGTCGAGAAAAGGGATTTTTTAACGAAGAATTTAATTACATTGGTACAGGATTGCCGGGTGGAAAAGCCACCGGACTGGCACAAAGCCAGGAAATTTTGAAGAAGCATTTTCCTGATGGCGAAATTTCTGGAATGAAGATTAACATTCCTGCTACGACTGTTCTTTTGAGTGATGTTTTTGATGATTTTATGGAAAGCAATGATCTGTATGAAATTGCCCTCTCCGATGCTTCTGATGAGGACATTGCTATCAGTTTCATTAACTCTTCTTTTGGCGGAATTTATGCTGGTGATCTGTATTATCTTATCGAAAATATAAAAAAACCTCTGGCTATCCGCTCTTCCAGTATTTGTGAAGATTCTTTAAAAGAACCTTTTGCCGGGGTGTATGAAACCAAAATGGTTGCCAATAATCAATTTACTCAAACCGATAAATACAATGCTCTGATCAATGCTGTTAAATTCGTTTATGCATCGCTGTTCTTTCAGCAATCAAAAGATTATTTCCGCACCATAAATCGTGATATAAAAGAAGAAAAGATGGGAATTATTATTCAGGAAGTCATCGGAGATCAATTTGAAAATAATTTTCATCCTGCAATTTCCGGTGTATTAAAATCCTACAATTTCTATCCTTCCGACAGTATAAAACCGGATGCCGGATTCGCAGCTCTGGCATTTGGCTTGGGAAAAACCATCGTAGATGGCAGCAGTTGCTGGAGTTATTGTCCGCGCTTTCCCAGAACCCCGCAGCCCTTCAATAATATGAAAGATCTCCTTAATAATACTCAAAAGAAATATTGGACTATCAATCTGGGAAATATCGATAATCATAATCCGGTAGCAGAAACTGAATACCTTATGCAAAACTCCATTTTTGAGATCCAGGATAAATTCCAACTTAAGAACATCTGTTCTACTTACGATTTTGCTAATGATCGTTTGATTATGGGAATTCAAAACTATGGAGCACCTGTTCTGGATTTTGCTCCTACACTACGGGCAGAAATGCTGCCCTTGAATACTGTTATCAACAAAATCATGCAAGCTTGTGAAGAAGAGACAGGAAATAAAGTGGAAATAGAATTTGCAGTCAGTATCGGGCAGGAGCAGAATCCCGAGCCAAGATTTGGATTTCTGCAATTACGTCCGATAAACATTTCCAATGAAACTGTTGAAATTCCTGAAAAAGAAATAGATTCTAATGATATATTGCTTTCCTCCAAAAATGCCATGGGAAATGGCATCAGCAAAGATATCTTTGATATCGTATTTATTCGACCCGACACATTTGAAATCAAGAATACCCAGCAAATTGCCAAAGATGTAGCAGAGATAAATGCTCTATTTTACAATAACAAACGCAAATATCTGCTGATCGGTTTTGGACGCTGGGGCACCAGCGATCCCTGGTGCGGCATTCCAGTTCAATGGTCGCAGATTTCCAATGCCAAAGCTATCGTGGAAACAGTGCTGCCCAGCATGAGAGCAGATTTCAGCCAGGGTGCACACTTCTTTCATAATATGACCGCCCACAATGTGTTCTACTTTTCTGTAAACGAAGAAGAAGCAAAAAACCTTGACTGGGATTGGATCGACCGACAGAAAACAATCAATGAAACAAAATATGTGAAACATGTCCGACTGCCAGATGATTTGAAAATAATGGTGGACGGCAGAAAAAGTGTAGGAATTATCTTAAAAAAATAA